In a genomic window of Neoarius graeffei isolate fNeoGra1 chromosome 13, fNeoGra1.pri, whole genome shotgun sequence:
- the LOC132896792 gene encoding gastrula zinc finger protein XlCGF26.1-like: MKTGGLQRSLRHSRGQTPAPVSSQLNKDLKTATRTKAGGRTPVRNVSPVNKQNGELQKKPDMDSSFLQVFSCSLCALSFTAQIYLHKHIRRCHYEEYVRLLKAGEVKYENLARRYSRPQTSSGTTESQKQSKKQTCQCSDCGKSFNQPSHLEIHQRVHTGEKPYRCSQCGKSFTQKSHLRTHQRIHTSERPYSCSECGKSFTNNSGLQTHLRAHTGEKPYSCSQCGTSFTRQTSLRLHQRIHTGEKPYHCSQCGKSFSYQTSLVLHQRIHTGDKPHQCSECGKSFGRQNTLKMHLRIHTGVKPYYCAKCGKSFTYQTSLQQHQRIHAGVKPHHCSQCGKSFSSKPALKKHQHTHTGVKPHHCSQCGKSFTRESYLKLHQRIHTGEKPYQCSVCDMSFSQQGHLRKHQRTHTGEKPYQCSYCDKQFIDTGSLKIHERVHTGEKPYRCSVCGKSFTQQGNLQLHQQRIHIGEKPYSCSECGKRFCDRSSLKIHQRIHTGEKPYHCSECGRSFTVKSHLQSHQRIHTGEKPYRCSQCGKCFSTSSSLKIHNRTHTGEKPYQCPQCKKRFTVQSHLKSHQRVHAGEKSS; this comes from the exons ATGAAGACAGGAGGCCTACAACGCTCTTTACGACACTCTCGTGGACAGACTCCTGCTCCTGTCAGCTCACAG CTCAATAAGGACCTGAAGACAGCGACTCGTACGAAGGCAGGTGGAAGGACACCTGTGAGAAACGTCTCCCCTGTGAACAAACAGAATGGAGAACTCCAGAAGAAACCTG ACATGGACAGCAGCTTCTTGCAAGTCTTCTCCTGCTCCTTGTGTGCACTATCCTTTACAGCTCAAATTTATCTCCACAAGCACATCCGGCGCTGCCATTACGAAGAATATGTGAGGTTACTTAAAGCAGGCGAGGTTAAATATGAGAATCTTGCAAGGAGATACAGTAGACCGCAAACATCCTCCGGTACTACCGAATCTCAAAAACAATCGAAGAAACAAACTTGCCAGTGCTCAgattgtgggaagagttttaatcaACCAAGTCATCTGGAAATACACCAGCGCGTTCACACAGGAGAAAAACCGTATCGctgttcacagtgtgggaagagttttacacaAAAGAGTCACCTCCGAacgcaccagcgcattcacactagCGAAAGGCCATATAGCTGCTCAGAGTGTGGGAAGAGCTTTACTAATAACAGCGGTCTCCAAACACATCTGCGCGCGCACACGGGAGAAAAGCCATACAGCTGCTCCCAGTGTGGGACGAGTTTTACTCGCCAGACTTCTCTGCGACTACATCAGCGCATTCACACTGGAGAaaaaccgtatcactgctcacagtgtggaaagagttttagctACCAAACTTCTCTCGTGctccaccagcgcattcacacaggagacaaACCCCATCAGTGCTCAGAGTGTGGGAAAAGTTTCGGTCGACAGAATACTCTCAAAATGCAtttgcgcattcacacaggagtgaAGCCTTATTACTGCGCCAAATGcggaaagagttttacttatcagacaagtctccaacaacaccagcgcattcatgcAGGGGTGAagccacatcactgctcacagtgtggcaaGAGTTTTAGCAGCAAACCTGCGCTCAAGAAGCATCAACACACTCACACCGGAgtgaagccgcatcactgctcacagtgtgggaagagcttTACTCGAGAAAGTTATCTTaaactacaccagcgcattcacacaggagagaagccgtatcagtgcTCAGTGTGTGACATGAGTTTTAGTCAACAGGGTCATCTTCGAAAACATCAACGtactcacacaggagagaagccatatcagtgCTCATACTGCGATAAACAATTTATTGACACTGGTTCTCTGAAAATACACGAGCGTGTTCACACGGGAGAGAAACCGTATCGGTGTTCagtgtgtggaaagagttttacacaGCAAGGTAATCTCCAACTCCACCAGCAACGCATTCACATAGGCGAGAAGCCGTACAGCTGCTCCGAGTGCGGAAAGCGTTTTTGTGACCGCAGCTCTCTCAAAATACACCAACGCATCCATACGGGcgagaaaccgtatcactgctctgagtgtgggaGGAGTTTTACTGTTAAAAGTCACCTCCAAAGTCACCAGcgcattcatacaggagagaagccgtatcgctgctcacagtgtggaaaatgTTTTTCTACCTCGAGTTCCCTCAAAATACACAACCGcactcacacaggagagaagccgtatcagtgcCCACAGTGCAAGAAGCGATTTACTGTCCAAAGTCATCTCAAAAGTCACCAGCGCGTTCACGCAGGAGAGAAGTCATCATGA